In Solanum pennellii chromosome 3, SPENNV200, a single window of DNA contains:
- the LOC107014636 gene encoding late embryogenesis abundant protein At5g17165, with protein sequence MAANLQSRGLVSLGKRVVNQISYASARTTANSPSLSGRRGVQTSVYDKNPEDDVRDSVVPDEVIEAQSDKYWAPHPQTGVFGPADTGGAERGFHSSPATAATAESILEQKAFFRPLEDLEKPMLN encoded by the exons ATGGCCGCCAATTTGCAGAGCCGTGGACTCGTGAGTTTGGGGAAGCGAGTTGTTAACCAGATCAGCTACGCAAGTGCTCGAACTACTGCTAATTCACCTTCCCTCTCTGGAAG GAGGGGTGTGCAGACGTCAGTGTACGACAAGAACCCGGAGGATGATGTGCGCGATTCGGTTGTGCCtgatgaagtgatagaggcacaATCAGACAAATACTGGGCTCCTCACCCACAAACTGGGGTGTTTGGGCCAGCAGATACTGGTGGCGCGGAACGTGGCTTTCACTCTTCACCAGCCACTGCTGCTACTGCTGAATCCATTTTGGAGCAGAAGGCGTTCTTCCGCCCTCTTGAGGACTTGGAGAAGCCCATGCTTAATTAA